From Electrophorus electricus isolate fEleEle1 chromosome 8, fEleEle1.pri, whole genome shotgun sequence, the proteins below share one genomic window:
- the LOC113590124 gene encoding tripartite motif-containing protein 16-like isoform X4 gives MAEARVSEDQDQFNCPVCLDLLKDPVTIACGHSFCMVCINDCWDQDVQRGIYSCPQCRETFTPRPVLCRNYMLAEMVQKPKKTELQAASLTRCYAGSGDVECDFCTGRKLKAIKSCLVCLASFCETHIRPHYQSPAFKKHTLVKASSRLQQKICSQHEKLTEIFCRTDQSFICYLCMLDEHKGHNTVSAAAERTKKQTELHEEQRKHQQRIQEKEKKVQELKQAVDTLKRSAQAAVEDSERIFTELIRSIEKKRCEVRQLIRDQEKTELSQVQGLLDQLEQEIADLKRRDTELEQLSHTEDHIHFLQVTNSSFPSLCVSSGSVDSYSISVHQPASFDGVKKCLSDLRNRIETFCREEMNSVSPHAAAVQILPPEPKTREDFLKYFCQLTLDPNTAHHHLILSEKNRVVTNSRRVQPYSDHPERFDYWLQVLCKESVCRRCYWEVEWSSEGLVSISVSYKDISRKGRGNECGFGRNTQSWSLLCSSNLSFLHNNINTEIPDSPSSRIGVYVDHSAGTLSFYRVSDTMTLLHTVHTTFTQPLYAGFWVSFGSTLRLCDLK, from the exons ATGGCAGAGGCCAGAGTTTCAGAAGATCAAGACCAGTTCAACTGTCCAGTCTGTCTGGATCTACTGAAGGATCCAGTCACTATTGCCTGTGGACACAGtttctgtatggtgtgtattaatGACTGCTGGGATCAGGATGTTCAGAGGGGAATCTACAGCTGCCCTCAGTGCAGAGAGACTTTCACTCCAAGACCTGTTCTATGCAGAAACTACATGCTGGCTGAAATGGTGCAGAAACCGAAGAAGACAGAACTCCAAGCTGCTTCTCTTACTCGCTGTTACGCTGGATctggagatgtggagtgtgattTCTGCACTGGGAGAAAACTGAAAGCCATCAAGTCCTGTCTGGTATGTCTGGCCTCTTTCTGTGAAACTCATATCAGACCTCACTATCAGTCTCCTGCctttaagaaacacacactggtTAAAGCCTCCTCAAGACTACAACAGAAGATTTGCTCTCAACATGAAAAACTAACTGAGATCTTCTGTCGTACTGATCAAAGCTTCATCTGTTATTTGTGTATGCTGGATGAACACAAAGGACATAATACAGTGTCAGCTGCAGCAGAAAGAACTAAAAAACAG ACTGAGCTACAtgaggagcagaggaaacaccagcagagaatccaggagaaagagaagaaggtccaggagctgaagcaggctgTGGACACTCTTAAG CgctctgcacaggcagcagtggaggacagtgagaggatctTTACTGAGCTGATCCGCTCCATTGAGAAAAAGCGCTGTGAGGTGAGACagctgatcagagatcaggagAAGACTGAACTGAGTCAAGTTCAAGGACTACTGGATCAACTGGAGCAGGAGATTGCTGATCTtaagaggagagacactgagctggagcagctctcccacacagaggaTCACATCCATTTCCTCCAGGTAACAAACTCT AGTTTCCcgtccctctgtgtctcttctggATCTGTGGACTCATACAGCATCTCTGTCCATCAACCTGCCTCATTTGATGGAGTGAAGAAATGTCTCTCTGATCTGAGGAACCGAATAGAGACATTCTGCAGAGAAGAAATGAACAGTGTGTCTCCACATG ctgcagcagttcagATTTTACCACCAGAGCCAAAGACCAGAGAAGATTTCctgaaat ATTTCTGTCAGCTGACTCTGGATCCCAACACAGCACATCATCACCTCATTCTGTCTGAGAAGAACAGAGTGGTGACAAACAGTAGGAGAGTCCAGCCATActctgatcatccagagagatttgattaCTGGCTTCAGGTGTTgtgtaaggagagtgtgtgtagacgctgttactgggaggttgagtggagcAGTGAGGGATTGGTGTCCATATCCGTCTCATATAAAgatatcagcaggaaaggacgGGGTAATGAGTGTGGGTTTGGACGCAACACTCAGTCCTGGAGTCTGTTGTGTTCTTCTAATCTCTCTTTTTTGCACAACAACATTAATACTGAGATCCCAGACTCACCGTCCTCCAGaataggagtgtatgtggatcacagtgcaggaactctgtccttctacagagtCTCTGATACAATGACCCTcctacacacagtccacaccacATTCACTCAGCCCCTCTATGCTGGGTTCTGGGTCAGTTTTGGATCAACTCTGAGGTTATGTGATCTAAAATAA
- the LOC113590124 gene encoding tripartite motif-containing protein 16-like isoform X14 yields the protein MAEARVSEDQDQFNCPVCLDLLKDPVTIACGHSFCMVCINDCWDQDVQRGIYSCPQCRETFTPRPVLCRNYMLAEMVQKPKKTELQAASLTRCYAGSGDVECDFCTGRKLKAIKSCLVCLASFCETHIRPHYQSPAFKKHTLVKASSRLQQKICSQHEKLTEIFCRTDQSFICYLCMLDEHKGHNTVSAAAERTKKQTELHEEQRKHQQRIQEKEKKVQELKQAVDTLKRSAQAAVEDSERIFTELIRSIEKKRCEVRQLIRDQEKTELSQVQGLLDQLEQEIADLKRRDTELEQLSHTEDHIHFLQVTNSSFPSLCVSSGSVDSYSISVHQPASFDGVKKCLSDLRNRIETFCREEMNSVSPHDFCQLTLDPNTAHHHLILSEKNRVVTNSRRVQPYSDHPERFDYWLQVLCKESVCRRCYWEVEWSSEGLVSISVSYKDISRKGRGNECGFGRNTQSWSLLCSSNLSFLHNNINTEIPDSPSSRIGVYVDHSAGTLSFYRVSDTMTLLHTVHTTFTQPLYAGFWVSFGSTLRLCDLK from the exons ATGGCAGAGGCCAGAGTTTCAGAAGATCAAGACCAGTTCAACTGTCCAGTCTGTCTGGATCTACTGAAGGATCCAGTCACTATTGCCTGTGGACACAGtttctgtatggtgtgtattaatGACTGCTGGGATCAGGATGTTCAGAGGGGAATCTACAGCTGCCCTCAGTGCAGAGAGACTTTCACTCCAAGACCTGTTCTATGCAGAAACTACATGCTGGCTGAAATGGTGCAGAAACCGAAGAAGACAGAACTCCAAGCTGCTTCTCTTACTCGCTGTTACGCTGGATctggagatgtggagtgtgattTCTGCACTGGGAGAAAACTGAAAGCCATCAAGTCCTGTCTGGTATGTCTGGCCTCTTTCTGTGAAACTCATATCAGACCTCACTATCAGTCTCCTGCctttaagaaacacacactggtTAAAGCCTCCTCAAGACTACAACAGAAGATTTGCTCTCAACATGAAAAACTAACTGAGATCTTCTGTCGTACTGATCAAAGCTTCATCTGTTATTTGTGTATGCTGGATGAACACAAAGGACATAATACAGTGTCAGCTGCAGCAGAAAGAACTAAAAAACAG ACTGAGCTACAtgaggagcagaggaaacaccagcagagaatccaggagaaagagaagaaggtccaggagctgaagcaggctgTGGACACTCTTAAG CgctctgcacaggcagcagtggaggacagtgagaggatctTTACTGAGCTGATCCGCTCCATTGAGAAAAAGCGCTGTGAGGTGAGACagctgatcagagatcaggagAAGACTGAACTGAGTCAAGTTCAAGGACTACTGGATCAACTGGAGCAGGAGATTGCTGATCTtaagaggagagacactgagctggagcagctctcccacacagaggaTCACATCCATTTCCTCCAGGTAACAAACTCT AGTTTCCcgtccctctgtgtctcttctggATCTGTGGACTCATACAGCATCTCTGTCCATCAACCTGCCTCATTTGATGGAGTGAAGAAATGTCTCTCTGATCTGAGGAACCGAATAGAGACATTCTGCAGAGAAGAAATGAACAGTGTGTCTCCACATG ATTTCTGTCAGCTGACTCTGGATCCCAACACAGCACATCATCACCTCATTCTGTCTGAGAAGAACAGAGTGGTGACAAACAGTAGGAGAGTCCAGCCATActctgatcatccagagagatttgattaCTGGCTTCAGGTGTTgtgtaaggagagtgtgtgtagacgctgttactgggaggttgagtggagcAGTGAGGGATTGGTGTCCATATCCGTCTCATATAAAgatatcagcaggaaaggacgGGGTAATGAGTGTGGGTTTGGACGCAACACTCAGTCCTGGAGTCTGTTGTGTTCTTCTAATCTCTCTTTTTTGCACAACAACATTAATACTGAGATCCCAGACTCACCGTCCTCCAGaataggagtgtatgtggatcacagtgcaggaactctgtccttctacagagtCTCTGATACAATGACCCTcctacacacagtccacaccacATTCACTCAGCCCCTCTATGCTGGGTTCTGGGTCAGTTTTGGATCAACTCTGAGGTTATGTGATCTAAAATAA